One stretch of Microcebus murinus isolate Inina chromosome 12, M.murinus_Inina_mat1.0, whole genome shotgun sequence DNA includes these proteins:
- the SLC2A6 gene encoding solute carrier family 2, facilitated glucose transporter member 6 isoform X1, which produces MQEPLLGAEGLDYDTFPEKPPPSPGERARVGALQNKRVFLATFAAVLGNFSFGYALVYTSPVIPALEHSLDPDLHLTKSQASWFGSVFTLGAAAGGLSAMVLNDLLGRKLSIMFSAVPSAAGYALMAGAHGLWMLLLGRMLTGFAGGLTAACIPVYVSEIAPPGVRGALGATPQLMAVFGSLSLYALGLLLPWRWLAVAGEAPVLTMILLLSVMPNSPRFLLSRGKDEEALRALAWLRGADADVQWEFEQIQDNVRRQSSRVSWAEARDPHMYRPVLIALLMRLLQQLTGITPILVYLQPIFDSTAVLLPPQDDAAIVGAVRLLSVLIAALTMDLAGRKVLLFVSAAVMFAANLTLGLYVHFGPRSLPPNSTMGLENAPLGGPEQPLATPTGYLTLVPLLATMLFIMGYAMGWGPITWLLMSEILPLRARGVASGLCVLVSWLTAFVLTKSFLLVVSAFGLQVPFFFFAAICLVNLVFTGCCVPETKGRSLEQIESFFRTGRRSFLR; this is translated from the exons GGCCCTGCAGAACAAAAGGGTGTTCCTGGCCACCTTCGCCGCCGTGCTGGGCAATTTCAGCTTTGGGTATGCCCTGGTCTACACGTCCCCCGTCATCCCAGCCCTGGAGCACTCCCTGGATCCCGACCTGCATCTCACCAAAAGCCAGGCATCCTGGTTTGGG TCCGTGTTCACCTTGGGAGCAGCGGCCGGGGGCCTCAGCGCCATGGTGCTCAACGACCTCCTGGGCCGGAAGCTCAGCATCATGTTCTCGGCCGTGCCCTCGGCGGCCGGCTACGCGCTCATGGCGGGAGCCCATGGCCTCTGGATGCTGCTGCTGGGGAGGATGCTGACAGGCTTCGCCGGGGGGCTCACAGCCGCCTGCATCCCG GTCTACGTGTCTGAGATTGCTCCCCCAGGCGTCCGGGGCGCCCTGGGGGCCACGCCCCAGCTCATGGCGGTGTTTGGATCCTTGTCCCTCTATGCCCTTG gcctccTGCTGCCCTGGCGCTGGCTGGCAGTGGCCGGGGAGGCCCCGGTGCTCACCATGATCCTGCTGCTCAGCGTCATGCCCAACTCGCCGCGCTTCCTGCTCTCGAGGGGCAAGGACGAGGAGGCGCTGCGGGCACTGGCCTGGCTGCGCGGGGCCGACGCCGACGTCCAGTGGGAGTTCGAGCAGATCCAGGACAACGTCCGGagacag AGCAGCCGAGTGTCGTGGGCCGAGGCCCGGGACCCCCACATGTACCGGCCCGTTCTCATCGCCCTGCTGATGCGGCTCCTGCAGCAGCTGACGGGCATCACGCCCATCCTGGTCTACCTGCAGCCCATCTTCGACAGCACCGCCGTCCTGCTG CCCCCGCAGGATGACGCCGCCATCGTGGGGGCCGTGCGGCTCCTGTCTGTGCTGATCGCTGCCCTCACCATGGACCTCGCCGGCCGCAAGGTCCTGCTCTTTGTCTCAG CGGCCGTCATGTTCGCCGCCAACCTGACGCTGGGGCTGTACGTCCACTTTGGTCCGAGGTCGCTGCCCCCCAACAGCACCATGGGCCTTGAGAATGCGCCACTGGGGGGCCCAGAGCAGCCCCTGGCCACACCCACCGGCTACCTCACCCTGGTGCCCCTCCTGGCCACCATGCTCTTCATCATGG GCTACGCCATGGGCTGGGGGCCCATCACCTGGCTGCTCATGTCTGAGATCCTGCCCCTGCGCGCCCGCGGCGTGGCCTCGGGGCTCTGCGTGCTGGTCAGCTGGCTCACCGCCTTCGTCCTCACCAAGTCCTTCCTGCTGGTGGTG AGCGCCTTTGGGCTCCAggtgcctttctttttcttcgcGGCCATCTGCTTGGTGAACCTGGTGTTCACCGGCTGCTGCGTGCCCGAGACCAAGGGCCGGTCCCTGGAGCAGATAGAATCCTTCTTCCGCACCGGGAGGAGGTCCTTCCTGCGCTAG
- the SLC2A6 gene encoding solute carrier family 2, facilitated glucose transporter member 6 isoform X2 — translation MVLNDLLGRKLSIMFSAVPSAAGYALMAGAHGLWMLLLGRMLTGFAGGLTAACIPVYVSEIAPPGVRGALGATPQLMAVFGSLSLYALGLLLPWRWLAVAGEAPVLTMILLLSVMPNSPRFLLSRGKDEEALRALAWLRGADADVQWEFEQIQDNVRRQSSRVSWAEARDPHMYRPVLIALLMRLLQQLTGITPILVYLQPIFDSTAVLLPPQDDAAIVGAVRLLSVLIAALTMDLAGRKVLLFVSAAVMFAANLTLGLYVHFGPRSLPPNSTMGLENAPLGGPEQPLATPTGYLTLVPLLATMLFIMGYAMGWGPITWLLMSEILPLRARGVASGLCVLVSWLTAFVLTKSFLLVVSAFGLQVPFFFFAAICLVNLVFTGCCVPETKGRSLEQIESFFRTGRRSFLR, via the exons ATGGTGCTCAACGACCTCCTGGGCCGGAAGCTCAGCATCATGTTCTCGGCCGTGCCCTCGGCGGCCGGCTACGCGCTCATGGCGGGAGCCCATGGCCTCTGGATGCTGCTGCTGGGGAGGATGCTGACAGGCTTCGCCGGGGGGCTCACAGCCGCCTGCATCCCG GTCTACGTGTCTGAGATTGCTCCCCCAGGCGTCCGGGGCGCCCTGGGGGCCACGCCCCAGCTCATGGCGGTGTTTGGATCCTTGTCCCTCTATGCCCTTG gcctccTGCTGCCCTGGCGCTGGCTGGCAGTGGCCGGGGAGGCCCCGGTGCTCACCATGATCCTGCTGCTCAGCGTCATGCCCAACTCGCCGCGCTTCCTGCTCTCGAGGGGCAAGGACGAGGAGGCGCTGCGGGCACTGGCCTGGCTGCGCGGGGCCGACGCCGACGTCCAGTGGGAGTTCGAGCAGATCCAGGACAACGTCCGGagacag AGCAGCCGAGTGTCGTGGGCCGAGGCCCGGGACCCCCACATGTACCGGCCCGTTCTCATCGCCCTGCTGATGCGGCTCCTGCAGCAGCTGACGGGCATCACGCCCATCCTGGTCTACCTGCAGCCCATCTTCGACAGCACCGCCGTCCTGCTG CCCCCGCAGGATGACGCCGCCATCGTGGGGGCCGTGCGGCTCCTGTCTGTGCTGATCGCTGCCCTCACCATGGACCTCGCCGGCCGCAAGGTCCTGCTCTTTGTCTCAG CGGCCGTCATGTTCGCCGCCAACCTGACGCTGGGGCTGTACGTCCACTTTGGTCCGAGGTCGCTGCCCCCCAACAGCACCATGGGCCTTGAGAATGCGCCACTGGGGGGCCCAGAGCAGCCCCTGGCCACACCCACCGGCTACCTCACCCTGGTGCCCCTCCTGGCCACCATGCTCTTCATCATGG GCTACGCCATGGGCTGGGGGCCCATCACCTGGCTGCTCATGTCTGAGATCCTGCCCCTGCGCGCCCGCGGCGTGGCCTCGGGGCTCTGCGTGCTGGTCAGCTGGCTCACCGCCTTCGTCCTCACCAAGTCCTTCCTGCTGGTGGTG AGCGCCTTTGGGCTCCAggtgcctttctttttcttcgcGGCCATCTGCTTGGTGAACCTGGTGTTCACCGGCTGCTGCGTGCCCGAGACCAAGGGCCGGTCCCTGGAGCAGATAGAATCCTTCTTCCGCACCGGGAGGAGGTCCTTCCTGCGCTAG